A region from the Dinoroseobacter shibae DFL 12 = DSM 16493 genome encodes:
- a CDS encoding methyltransferase family protein produces the protein MKTAAVLPANQKRRINTLRAVMLVMVPLVLFTRPGLPLGEGVMDLVESTGMLLVIAGVLGRFWSILYIGSRKNALVMQDGPYSMCRHPLYLFSTLAVFGFGLMLGSLILTVLMTTLVFLVLSDIARKEEAFLRAEFGPAYDAYAARTPRILPRLRQFSSPATVTFDTGTLRRNFFDALVFLSLIPVSELTEHLKDIHTLPTLPLF, from the coding sequence ATGAAAACTGCTGCCGTCCTGCCCGCGAACCAGAAGCGCCGGATCAACACGCTCAGGGCGGTGATGCTGGTCATGGTGCCGCTGGTGCTGTTCACCCGGCCCGGCCTGCCCCTGGGCGAGGGTGTGATGGACCTGGTCGAGAGCACGGGCATGCTGCTGGTGATCGCCGGGGTTCTGGGGCGGTTCTGGTCGATCCTCTATATCGGCAGCCGCAAGAACGCGCTGGTCATGCAGGACGGGCCCTATTCCATGTGCCGCCATCCCCTGTACCTGTTTTCGACCCTGGCGGTGTTCGGCTTCGGGCTGATGCTGGGCTCGCTGATCCTGACCGTGTTGATGACCACGCTGGTGTTTCTGGTGCTCAGTGACATCGCCCGCAAGGAAGAGGCGTTTCTGCGGGCGGAGTTCGGCCCGGCCTATGACGCCTATGCCGCCCGCACGCCGCGGATCCTGCCCCGGCTGCGGCAGTTCTCCTCCCCCGCCACGGTCACGTTCGACACCGGCACCCTGCGGCGCAATTTCTTCGATGCGCTGGTGTTTCTGAGCCTGATCCCGGTCAGCGAGTTGACCGAGCATCTCAAGGATATCCACACCCTGCCGACCCTGCCGCTGTTCTGA
- a CDS encoding DUF1289 domain-containing protein: protein MSDEVWRRAEIESPCVKICVIHPESRLCTGCLRTIDEIGAWSKMAPEERRSVMDSLEERRSLLTRRRGGRAARIAPKL, encoded by the coding sequence ATGAGTGACGAGGTGTGGCGGCGCGCGGAGATCGAGAGCCCTTGTGTGAAGATCTGCGTGATCCATCCCGAGAGCCGGCTCTGCACCGGCTGTCTGCGCACGATCGACGAGATCGGCGCCTGGTCGAAGATGGCGCCCGAGGAGCGCCGGTCGGTGATGGACAGCCTGGAAGAGCGCCGGTCGCTGCTGACCCGGCGGCGGGGCGGCCGGGCCGCGCGGATCGCACCGAAGCTCTGA
- the ruvX gene encoding Holliday junction resolvase RuvX, whose amino-acid sequence MIFDDLAAFRAVVPAGRALMGLDLGTATIGVAVSDLMWSVATPLETVKRKKFGLDAARLEALMDARDVGGLILGLPRNMDGSEGPRAQSTRAFARNFTARRPIPIAFWDERLSTVAAERALLEADTSRARRAEVIDHVAASYILQGALDRFGHMRREALDE is encoded by the coding sequence ATGATTTTCGACGATCTGGCGGCGTTTCGCGCCGTGGTGCCCGCGGGGCGGGCGCTGATGGGGCTGGACCTCGGAACCGCGACCATCGGGGTGGCGGTGTCGGACCTGATGTGGTCCGTGGCCACGCCACTGGAGACGGTCAAGCGCAAGAAGTTCGGCCTCGATGCCGCGCGGCTGGAGGCGTTGATGGACGCCCGCGATGTGGGCGGGCTGATTCTGGGCCTGCCGCGCAACATGGACGGCAGCGAGGGGCCGCGGGCCCAGTCGACCCGGGCCTTTGCGCGGAATTTCACGGCCCGGCGGCCGATCCCGATTGCGTTCTGGGACGAGCGGTTGTCCACTGTGGCGGCGGAACGTGCGCTGCTGGAGGCGGACACGTCCCGGGCCCGGCGCGCGGAAGTGATCGACCACGTGGCGGCGAGTTATATCCTGCAAGGCGCACTCGACCGGTTCGGGCACATGCGCAGGGAGGCTTTGGATGAGTGA
- a CDS encoding superoxide dismutase — protein sequence MAFELPDLPYAHDALASKGMSAETLEYHHDLHHKAYVDNGNKLIAGTEWEGKSLEEIITGTYDKGAVAQNGIFNNISQLWNHNQFWEMMGPGDAGMPGELEKALVESFGSVDEFKSQFSAAGAGQFGSGWAWLVKNSDGSLAVTKTENGVNPLCFGQTALLGCDVWEHSYYIDFRNKRPAYLTNFLDNLVNWENVASRM from the coding sequence ATGGCTTTTGAACTTCCCGACCTTCCCTATGCTCACGACGCCCTGGCGTCCAAAGGCATGTCTGCAGAGACGTTGGAATACCACCACGACCTGCACCACAAGGCCTATGTGGACAACGGCAACAAGCTGATCGCGGGCACCGAGTGGGAGGGCAAGTCCCTCGAGGAAATCATCACCGGCACCTATGACAAGGGCGCCGTGGCGCAGAACGGAATTTTCAACAATATCAGCCAGTTGTGGAACCATAACCAGTTCTGGGAGATGATGGGCCCGGGCGATGCCGGCATGCCCGGCGAGTTGGAAAAGGCGCTGGTCGAGAGCTTCGGCTCGGTCGACGAGTTCAAGTCGCAATTCTCCGCCGCAGGCGCCGGGCAGTTCGGCTCGGGCTGGGCCTGGTTGGTCAAGAATTCCGACGGCTCCCTGGCGGTGACCAAGACCGAGAACGGTGTCAACCCGCTCTGCTTCGGCCAGACCGCGCTGCTGGGCTGCGATGTGTGGGAGCATTCCTATTACATCGATTTCCGCAACAAGCGCCCGGCCTACCTGACCAACTTCCTCGACAACCTGGTGAACTGGGAAAACGTCGCATCCCGCATGTGA
- a CDS encoding SufE family protein, giving the protein MATEAFEEIADTFEFLEDWEDRYRHVIDMGKAMPPLDEAFRVPATKVDGCASQVWLRPMIEGSGPEARFDFQGESDAMIVRGLIAVLHALYGGLAVREVLEVDAPAELARLGLHDHLSAQRSNGVRAMVERVRKLAAEAQVA; this is encoded by the coding sequence ATGGCCACCGAAGCCTTTGAAGAGATTGCCGATACGTTCGAGTTCCTGGAGGATTGGGAGGATCGCTATCGCCATGTGATCGACATGGGCAAGGCGATGCCACCCCTGGACGAGGCGTTCCGGGTGCCGGCGACCAAGGTCGATGGCTGCGCAAGCCAGGTCTGGCTGCGGCCGATGATCGAGGGGTCGGGGCCGGAGGCGCGGTTCGATTTCCAGGGCGAGAGCGATGCGATGATCGTGCGCGGGCTGATCGCGGTGCTGCATGCGCTCTATGGCGGGCTGGCGGTGCGCGAGGTGCTGGAGGTGGACGCCCCGGCGGAGCTGGCGCGGCTGGGCCTGCACGATCACCTGTCGGCGCAACGCTCCAACGGGGTGCGGGCCATGGTCGAACGGGTGCGCAAGCTCGCCGCCGAAGCGCAGGTCGCCTGA
- a CDS encoding DUF1638 domain-containing protein, with product MIPDDGTLTEEGLAPTGQGTVLLIACGALAHEILALKRLNGWDHLSLTCLPANLHLYPDRIPDAVEAAVRANRDRYARVFVVYADCGTGGMLQARCAALGVEMVAGPHCYSFFEGNDAFAARAETEFTAFYLTDFLVRQFDAFVWRPMGLDRHPELRDAYFGNYTKLVYQAQTDDPALTEKARACADRLGLAFERRFTGYGDLAPALARA from the coding sequence GTGATCCCCGATGACGGCACCCTGACCGAAGAGGGGCTCGCGCCCACGGGCCAGGGCACAGTGCTGCTCATCGCCTGCGGGGCGCTGGCCCATGAGATCCTGGCGCTGAAACGGCTCAACGGCTGGGACCACCTGAGCCTGACCTGCCTGCCGGCCAATCTGCACCTCTACCCCGACCGAATCCCCGACGCGGTGGAGGCGGCGGTGCGCGCCAACCGGGACCGCTACGCCCGGGTGTTCGTGGTCTATGCCGATTGCGGCACCGGCGGGATGCTGCAGGCGCGCTGCGCCGCCCTGGGGGTAGAGATGGTCGCAGGCCCCCATTGCTACAGCTTCTTTGAGGGCAACGACGCCTTCGCCGCCCGGGCGGAGACGGAGTTCACCGCCTTCTACCTCACCGATTTCCTGGTCCGGCAGTTCGATGCGTTCGTGTGGCGGCCCATGGGGCTCGACCGGCACCCGGAGCTGCGCGATGCCTATTTCGGCAACTACACCAAGCTCGTCTACCAGGCCCAGACCGACGATCCCGCCCTAACCGAAAAGGCCCGCGCCTGCGCCGATCGGCTGGGCCTTGCCTTCGAGCGGCGCTTTACCGGCTATGGTGACCTGGCCCCGGCCCTCGCCCGGGCCTGA
- a CDS encoding YbjQ family protein, which translates to MIISRSDILVVTTEAVPGREIDHALGMVRGSTVRAKHIGSDIVAGLRNLVGGEVKEYASLLAGAREQAYDRMVEQAFEMGAHAIVACRMETSTIQQAASEVLFYGTAVRLK; encoded by the coding sequence ATGATCATCTCGAGAAGTGACATCCTGGTCGTGACCACCGAGGCCGTGCCGGGGCGGGAGATCGACCATGCCCTCGGCATGGTCCGCGGCTCCACCGTGCGGGCCAAGCATATCGGCTCGGACATCGTGGCGGGCTTGCGCAACCTGGTGGGCGGCGAGGTGAAGGAATATGCCAGCCTTCTGGCCGGCGCGCGGGAGCAGGCCTATGACCGCATGGTCGAGCAGGCCTTCGAGATGGGCGCCCACGCCATCGTCGCCTGCCGGATGGAAACCTCCACGATCCAGCAGGCCGCCTCCGAGGTGCTGTTCTACGGCACGGCGGTGCGGCTGAAGTGA
- a CDS encoding corrinoid protein produces MADEEDDIILSELSDDELVLQMHDDLYDGLKDEIAEGVEILLERGWAPYRVLTEALVAGMTIVGNDFRDGILFVPEVLLAANAMKGGMAILKPLLVETGAPRMGKMVIGTVKGDIHDIGKNLVAMMMEGAGFEVVDLGINNPVENYLEAAQREQADIVGMSALLTTTMPYMKVVIDTMVEKGIRDDYIVLVGGAPLNEEFGKAIGADAYCRDAAVAVETAKDFILRKHNQLAAS; encoded by the coding sequence ATGGCAGACGAAGAAGACGATATCATCCTCTCCGAGCTTTCCGATGACGAGCTTGTGCTGCAGATGCATGACGACCTCTATGACGGTCTCAAGGACGAGATCGCCGAGGGCGTCGAGATCCTGCTGGAGCGCGGCTGGGCCCCCTACCGGGTCCTGACCGAAGCGCTCGTCGCGGGCATGACCATCGTCGGCAACGACTTCCGCGACGGCATCCTCTTCGTGCCCGAGGTGCTGCTGGCGGCCAACGCGATGAAGGGCGGCATGGCCATCCTCAAGCCGCTGCTGGTGGAAACCGGCGCGCCGCGCATGGGCAAGATGGTGATCGGCACCGTGAAGGGCGACATCCACGACATCGGCAAGAACCTCGTCGCCATGATGATGGAAGGAGCAGGGTTCGAAGTGGTCGATCTCGGCATCAACAACCCGGTGGAGAACTACCTCGAAGCCGCCCAGCGCGAGCAGGCCGATATCGTCGGCATGTCCGCCCTGCTGACCACGACCATGCCCTACATGAAGGTGGTGATCGACACGATGGTCGAGAAAGGCATCCGCGACGACTACATCGTGCTGGTGGGCGGCGCGCCGTTGAACGAGGAATTCGGCAAGGCGATCGGCGCCGACGCCTATTGCCGCGACGCCGCCGTGGCGGTCGAGACCGCCAAGGACTTCATCCTGCGCAAGCACAACCAGCTGGCGGCCAGCTGA
- the bmt gene encoding betaine--homocysteine S-methyltransferase, which yields MARDPLTPLLAERGILLTDGATGTTLFNMGLSSGDAPELWNTDHPDRIAALYQGAVDAGSDLFLTNSFGGNASRLKLHAAQDRVRELNRLAAEIGRGVADKADRKVLVAGSMGPTGEIMAPMGPLTHDIAVEMFHEQAEGLKEGGADILWVETISAPEEYAAAAEAAARADMPWCGTMSFDTAGRTMMGTTSATMARMVEKLAHPPVAFGANCGVGASDLLRTVLGFAAAGTERPIIAKGNAGIPKYVDGHIHYDGTPDLMAQYAILARASGASVIGGCCGTTFEHLRHMRAALDASAADMPRPSLDEITEALGGFSSAADGTEAGGPKPADRPRRRRRAS from the coding sequence ATGGCGCGTGACCCGCTGACCCCCCTTCTGGCCGAGCGTGGCATCCTGCTGACCGACGGGGCCACGGGCACGACCCTGTTCAACATGGGCCTGTCCTCGGGCGATGCGCCGGAGCTTTGGAACACCGATCACCCGGACCGGATCGCGGCGCTCTACCAGGGCGCGGTCGATGCGGGCAGCGACCTGTTTCTGACCAACAGCTTCGGTGGCAACGCCTCGCGGCTGAAACTCCATGCCGCCCAGGACCGGGTGCGGGAGCTGAACCGCCTGGCCGCCGAGATCGGGCGGGGCGTCGCCGACAAGGCCGACCGCAAGGTGCTGGTGGCCGGCTCCATGGGTCCGACAGGCGAGATCATGGCGCCCATGGGCCCGCTTACCCACGACATCGCGGTCGAGATGTTCCATGAACAAGCCGAGGGACTGAAGGAAGGCGGCGCCGACATCCTCTGGGTGGAGACGATCTCCGCTCCCGAGGAATACGCCGCCGCGGCCGAGGCCGCCGCCCGCGCGGACATGCCCTGGTGCGGCACCATGAGCTTCGACACCGCCGGGCGCACCATGATGGGCACCACCTCCGCCACCATGGCCCGCATGGTCGAGAAACTCGCCCACCCGCCCGTGGCTTTCGGGGCCAATTGCGGCGTCGGGGCCTCGGACCTGCTGCGCACCGTGCTGGGCTTTGCCGCCGCGGGCACCGAACGCCCGATCATCGCCAAGGGCAACGCGGGCATCCCGAAATATGTCGACGGGCATATCCACTACGACGGTACGCCGGACCTGATGGCCCAATACGCCATCCTCGCCCGCGCCTCGGGCGCGTCAGTTATCGGCGGTTGCTGCGGCACCACGTTCGAGCATCTCCGGCACATGCGCGCAGCCCTGGACGCCTCCGCCGCCGACATGCCCCGCCCCTCCCTCGACGAGATCACCGAGGCCCTGGGCGGTTTCTCTTCGGCCGCAGACGGCACCGAGGCCGGGGGCCCCAAGCCCGCCGACCGCCCCCGCCGCAGACGCCGCGCCTCCTGA
- a CDS encoding DUF1476 domain-containing protein codes for MTTFDDRENAFEAKYAHDAEMQFKADARRNKLLGLWAAELMGKTGEDAAAYAREVIKSDFEEAGHEDVFRKVSGDLGNLADEATIRAKMAELLIEAKAQVMKEA; via the coding sequence ATGACCACTTTCGACGATCGCGAAAATGCCTTCGAGGCGAAATATGCCCATGACGCGGAAATGCAGTTCAAGGCCGACGCCCGCCGCAACAAGCTGCTGGGGCTGTGGGCGGCGGAGCTGATGGGCAAGACTGGCGAGGATGCCGCCGCCTATGCCCGCGAAGTGATCAAGTCCGATTTCGAGGAAGCCGGGCACGAGGACGTGTTCCGCAAGGTGTCCGGCGACCTGGGCAACCTGGCCGACGAGGCGACGATCCGCGCCAAGATGGCCGAGCTGCTGATCGAGGCCAAGGCCCAGGTGATGAAAGAGGCCTGA
- the purC gene encoding phosphoribosylaminoimidazolesuccinocarboxamide synthase, producing the protein MARRKKIYEGKAKILYEGPEPGTIVQYFKDDATAFNAEKRATIDGKGVLNNRLSEFFMTGLNGIGVPTHFIKRLNMREQLVRAVEIIPIEIVVRNTAAGSISKRLGIPEGTALPRPIVEFYYKDDDLGDPIVSEEHIIAFQWASQQDLDDMVALALRVNDFMSGVMLSVGIKLVDFKIEVGRVFEGDYQRLIVADEISPDSCRLWDIKTGEKLDKDVFRRDLGNLADAYTEVAQRLGVLPKNATPMTKPTLIN; encoded by the coding sequence ATGGCACGCCGCAAGAAGATCTACGAAGGCAAGGCCAAGATCCTGTATGAAGGCCCCGAGCCCGGGACCATCGTGCAGTATTTCAAGGATGACGCCACCGCCTTCAATGCCGAGAAACGGGCGACGATCGATGGCAAGGGCGTTCTGAACAACCGGCTCAGCGAGTTCTTCATGACCGGGCTGAACGGGATCGGCGTACCGACTCATTTCATCAAGCGGCTGAACATGCGCGAGCAGCTTGTCCGCGCGGTGGAGATCATTCCGATCGAGATCGTGGTGCGCAACACGGCCGCCGGGTCGATCTCGAAGCGACTGGGCATCCCCGAGGGCACCGCCCTGCCGCGGCCGATCGTGGAGTTCTATTACAAGGACGACGATCTGGGCGACCCCATCGTCAGCGAAGAGCATATCATCGCGTTTCAATGGGCCAGCCAGCAGGATCTCGACGACATGGTGGCGCTTGCGCTGCGGGTGAACGATTTCATGTCCGGCGTGATGCTGAGCGTCGGCATCAAGCTGGTGGATTTCAAGATCGAGGTCGGCCGGGTGTTCGAGGGCGACTACCAGCGCCTGATCGTGGCCGACGAGATCAGCCCCGACAGCTGCCGCTTGTGGGACATCAAGACGGGCGAGAAGCTCGACAAGGACGTGTTCCGGCGCGATCTCGGCAACCTGGCCGATGCCTATACCGAGGTGGCCCAGCGGCTCGGCGTTCTGCCCAAGAACGCCACCCCGATGACCAAGCCCACCCTGATCAACTGA
- the purS gene encoding phosphoribosylformylglycinamidine synthase subunit PurS, with the protein MKARVYVMLKDGVLDPQGEAVRHALGTLGFDGVEGVRQGKVIELDLAEGTSEATVTEMCEKLLANTVIESYRVELG; encoded by the coding sequence ATGAAAGCCCGCGTTTATGTCATGCTCAAGGACGGTGTTCTGGACCCGCAAGGCGAGGCGGTGCGCCATGCGCTTGGCACGCTCGGTTTCGACGGGGTCGAAGGGGTGCGCCAGGGCAAGGTGATCGAGCTGGACCTGGCCGAGGGCACGTCGGAGGCGACGGTCACCGAGATGTGCGAGAAGCTGCTCGCCAACACGGTGATCGAGAGCTACCGCGTGGAGCTCGGCTGA
- a CDS encoding zinc-dependent alcohol dehydrogenase family protein, with translation MRAAVLRAYNEDLVLEDVPEPVCPEDGVVLKVLACGVCRSDWHGWVGEHPRVKPGQIGGHEYCGEVIEAGPRAAFKPGDRVVAPFILACGSCPSCQAGAQNTCPNQRLPGFVEPGAFAEYVAVPFDHNLSRLPDSLSPTVAAGLGCRVTTAWHALTGRAAVQGAEWVAVHGTGGIGLSSVILANALGARVIAVDVVDEKLTHAAQHGAEVTLNAREGDVAARIKQITGGGAHVAIEALGIPETVNASLECLRPLGRHVQVGLPTGHTARMEINMSAIYQGNLAVYGTRGMPSWRYPSLLSLIETGRVDMSPLIAREIGLSGTSAELRAFNGPTPPGVAVITDFQS, from the coding sequence ATGCGGGCGGCGGTTCTGCGGGCCTATAACGAGGATCTGGTCCTCGAGGATGTGCCCGAGCCGGTCTGCCCCGAAGACGGTGTCGTTCTCAAGGTGCTGGCCTGCGGCGTGTGCCGGTCCGACTGGCACGGCTGGGTCGGGGAGCATCCGCGGGTCAAGCCCGGCCAGATCGGCGGGCACGAGTATTGCGGCGAGGTGATCGAGGCCGGGCCGCGGGCGGCCTTCAAGCCGGGCGACCGGGTGGTGGCGCCTTTCATCCTGGCCTGCGGGTCCTGCCCGTCCTGCCAGGCGGGGGCCCAGAATACCTGCCCCAACCAGCGCCTGCCGGGCTTTGTCGAGCCGGGTGCCTTTGCCGAATACGTGGCGGTGCCCTTCGATCACAACCTGTCGCGGCTGCCCGACAGCCTGTCGCCCACGGTGGCGGCGGGGCTGGGATGCCGGGTGACGACCGCGTGGCATGCCCTGACCGGGCGGGCGGCGGTGCAGGGCGCGGAATGGGTCGCAGTGCATGGCACGGGCGGGATCGGCCTGTCCTCGGTGATCCTGGCCAATGCGCTGGGCGCGCGGGTGATCGCGGTGGATGTGGTCGACGAGAAGCTGACCCATGCCGCACAGCATGGCGCCGAAGTGACGCTGAACGCCCGCGAGGGCGACGTGGCCGCGCGCATCAAGCAGATCACTGGCGGCGGTGCCCATGTGGCGATCGAGGCGCTGGGCATTCCCGAGACGGTGAATGCTTCGCTCGAATGTCTGCGGCCCCTGGGACGGCATGTGCAGGTGGGCCTGCCCACGGGCCACACCGCGCGGATGGAGATCAACATGTCCGCGATCTATCAGGGCAACCTGGCGGTTTACGGCACGCGGGGGATGCCGTCGTGGCGCTACCCGTCGCTGCTGAGCCTGATCGAGACCGGGCGGGTGGACATGTCGCCGCTCATCGCCCGCGAGATCGGGCTGTCGGGCACCTCGGCCGAACTGCGCGCCTTCAACGGTCCGACCCCGCCCGGGGTGGCCGTGATCACCGATTTCCAGAGCTGA
- the purQ gene encoding phosphoribosylformylglycinamidine synthase subunit PurQ, with amino-acid sequence MKAAIIVFPGSNCDRDLAEAFRKTTGVDPVMVWHKDTALPSGIDIVGVPGGFSFGDYLRCGAIAAQSPIARAVKGFAETGGPVLGICNGFQVLCETGMLPGVLMRNASLKYICRPVTLRVETTQTHFTAAYEVGEEITVPIAHHDGNYRADADTLDRLEGEGRVAFRYVDNPNGSDRDIAGIVSENRRVLGMMPHPERAFEPLHGGTDGARLFSGLLDALAPA; translated from the coding sequence ATGAAAGCCGCAATCATCGTCTTTCCCGGATCGAATTGCGACCGGGACCTGGCCGAGGCCTTCCGCAAGACCACCGGGGTCGATCCGGTCATGGTCTGGCACAAGGACACCGCGCTGCCCTCGGGCATCGACATTGTCGGCGTGCCGGGGGGGTTTTCCTTCGGCGATTACCTGCGTTGCGGGGCGATTGCGGCCCAGTCGCCCATCGCGCGCGCGGTCAAGGGCTTCGCCGAGACCGGCGGGCCGGTTCTGGGCATCTGCAACGGGTTCCAAGTGCTGTGCGAGACCGGGATGCTGCCCGGGGTGCTGATGCGCAACGCGTCGTTGAAGTATATCTGCCGCCCCGTCACCTTGCGGGTCGAGACCACGCAGACACACTTCACCGCCGCCTATGAGGTCGGCGAAGAGATCACCGTACCCATCGCCCACCATGACGGGAATTACCGCGCCGATGCCGACACGCTCGACCGGCTGGAGGGCGAGGGACGTGTCGCGTTTCGCTATGTGGACAATCCCAACGGGTCGGACCGCGACATCGCGGGGATCGTGTCTGAAAACCGCCGCGTTCTGGGCATGATGCCCCATCCGGAGCGCGCCTTCGAGCCGCTCCATGGCGGGACCGACGGAGCGCGGCTGTTCTCGGGTCTGCTGGACGCGCTGGCGCCGGCTTGA
- a CDS encoding sensor histidine kinase, translating to MVARSVAVVLALVAVAVVWVTNIWLTDRFTETTRNRAELRLSLYSNAIVSELQRNSVVPLLLSRDPVIISALSNDDHLATSQRLISLREEIGAASMQLLNESGRTVAATDRTKLGTQHRNAPYFVEALRANGTVFTITETESGRLDFAFSRLIEFDQRVLGVMVVEVDLRKLETRWSGGSDAIMVTDSAGKVILATEPRWRSRTLTEALDAQSAPTAISRAIQATGEWTGRAPETYLLGEAVLELEMLVPFRGWRLYSFVTYSSVRERVNAVLALEIMTFAILIALGFYLLSRRAVSTSAIFQRESAELRLLNERLQQEIAERERVEKTLEQAEQTLAQSQKLAALGEMSAAVSHELNQPLAAMKTYLAGARLLLQRKRPDESLSSFARIDDLIDRMGKITRQLKSFARKGEDAFQIVDLREALSAALAIMEPQIKQEFVKIERNMPKQPVLVMGDRIRLEQVIVNLLRNAMDATAGTPNPVVEIDLTTGETARLSVRDNGPGITDFEQIFEPFYTTKRPGDGVGLGLAISSGIVSDHGGRLMARNRTSRGAVFEMRLPLWTADSQAAE from the coding sequence ATGGTGGCGCGCAGCGTTGCCGTGGTCTTGGCGCTGGTCGCGGTCGCGGTGGTCTGGGTCACGAACATCTGGCTGACCGACCGCTTCACCGAGACGACGCGCAACCGGGCCGAGCTGCGCCTGTCGCTCTATTCCAATGCTATCGTGTCGGAGTTGCAGCGCAATTCGGTGGTGCCGCTGCTGTTGTCGCGGGACCCGGTCATCATCAGCGCCCTGAGCAATGATGACCATCTCGCCACGTCGCAGCGCCTGATCTCGCTGCGCGAGGAGATCGGCGCGGCCTCGATGCAGCTTCTGAACGAGTCCGGGCGCACGGTGGCGGCCACTGATCGCACGAAACTGGGCACCCAGCATCGCAACGCACCCTATTTCGTCGAAGCCCTGCGCGCCAACGGGACGGTGTTCACGATTACCGAGACCGAGTCCGGGCGGCTGGATTTCGCCTTCTCGCGCCTGATCGAGTTCGATCAGCGCGTGCTCGGCGTGATGGTGGTGGAGGTCGATCTGCGCAAGCTGGAGACGCGCTGGTCCGGCGGGTCGGATGCGATCATGGTCACCGACAGCGCGGGCAAGGTGATCCTGGCGACCGAGCCGCGCTGGCGGAGCCGCACGCTGACCGAGGCGCTGGATGCGCAATCGGCGCCCACGGCGATCTCGCGCGCGATCCAGGCCACGGGCGAATGGACCGGGCGCGCGCCGGAGACGTACCTGTTGGGCGAGGCGGTGCTGGAGCTGGAGATGCTCGTGCCGTTCCGGGGCTGGCGGCTCTATTCCTTCGTCACCTATTCCTCGGTGCGGGAGCGGGTGAACGCGGTTCTCGCGCTGGAGATCATGACCTTCGCCATCCTGATCGCGCTCGGCTTTTACCTGCTGAGTCGCCGGGCGGTGTCGACCTCGGCGATCTTCCAGCGGGAGTCGGCAGAACTTCGCCTTCTGAACGAGCGGCTGCAGCAGGAAATCGCCGAACGGGAGCGGGTGGAGAAGACCCTGGAGCAGGCCGAACAGACCCTCGCGCAGAGCCAAAAGCTCGCCGCGCTGGGGGAGATGTCGGCCGCGGTCAGCCACGAGTTGAACCAGCCGCTGGCGGCGATGAAGACCTATCTGGCGGGCGCGCGGCTGTTGTTGCAGCGCAAGCGGCCGGACGAGTCGCTGAGCTCTTTCGCCCGGATCGACGATCTGATCGACCGGATGGGCAAGATCACGCGGCAGCTGAAGTCCTTTGCGCGCAAGGGCGAGGATGCGTTCCAGATCGTGGATCTGCGCGAGGCGCTCTCGGCGGCGCTGGCGATCATGGAGCCGCAGATCAAGCAAGAGTTTGTAAAGATTGAAAGAAATATGCCCAAACAGCCGGTTCTGGTGATGGGGGACCGGATCCGGCTGGAACAGGTGATCGTCAACCTGCTGCGCAATGCGATGGATGCCACGGCCGGCACGCCCAACCCGGTGGTCGAGATCGACCTGACCACGGGCGAGACCGCGCGGCTGTCGGTGCGCGACAACGGTCCGGGCATCACGGATTTCGAGCAGATCTTCGAGCCGTTCTACACCACCAAGCGGCCGGGCGACGGGGTCGGGCTGGGCCTTGCCATTTCCTCGGGGATCGTGTCGGACCACGGGGGGCGGTTGATGGCGCGCAACCGGACCTCGCGCGGGGCGGTGTTCGAGATGCGATTACCCCTCTGGACGGCGGACAGCCAAGCCGCAGAATAG